In Xylanivirga thermophila, one genomic interval encodes:
- a CDS encoding 16S rRNA (uracil(1498)-N(3))-methyltransferase codes for MNRFFIDPCNIDDGTVHINGEDVKHMTKVLRLKQDDPVELCDGMGNDYLARIIYIGKHEVKAEIEDRSISQGEPKIKVSLYQGIPKGDKMDTIVQKSVELGVYEIIPVVTSRTVIKIRDEEHGNTKVKRWQKISREAAQQSKRGIIPTVHMPISIEEALDLSKHDLKVMLWEDERKISFKSLIEAGKQSASMAFFVGPEGGLALEEVDMAIQYGWDVAGLGPRILRTETAGMALLSATMFYMEEMQWA; via the coding sequence ATGAATAGATTCTTTATAGATCCGTGTAATATTGACGATGGGACAGTTCATATAAATGGTGAAGATGTAAAACATATGACAAAGGTTTTAAGGCTTAAGCAGGATGATCCTGTAGAATTATGCGATGGAATGGGAAATGATTATCTTGCAAGGATAATTTATATTGGGAAACATGAAGTAAAGGCCGAAATAGAAGATAGATCGATATCACAGGGCGAACCTAAAATAAAGGTATCATTGTATCAGGGTATACCAAAAGGCGATAAAATGGATACTATAGTACAAAAATCTGTTGAGTTGGGTGTATATGAAATTATACCGGTTGTTACTTCAAGAACAGTAATAAAGATACGGGATGAAGAGCATGGAAACACAAAGGTAAAAAGGTGGCAAAAGATCTCCAGAGAAGCAGCACAACAGAGTAAAAGGGGAATAATTCCTACAGTGCATATGCCAATTTCCATTGAGGAGGCTCTAGATTTATCGAAACATGATCTAAAAGTAATGCTTTGGGAAGATGAACGGAAAATTAGCTTTAAATCCTTGATTGAAGCGGGTAAACAATCAGCCAGTATGGCTTTTTTTGTGGGACCTGAAGGGGGATTAGCTCTTGAGGAAGTAGACATGGCTATTCAATATGGATGGGATGTGGCTGGATTGGGTCCAAGAATACTTAGAACTGAGACAGCAGGTATGGCGTTATTGTCTGCAACGATGTTTTATATGGAGGAAATGCAATGGGCATGA
- the mtaB gene encoding tRNA (N(6)-L-threonylcarbamoyladenosine(37)-C(2))-methylthiotransferase MtaB has product MGMIQKKKVAFYTLGCKVNQYDTQAMLEQFKKNGYEIVDFDEYADIYVINTCTVTNLGDRKSRQMIRKAHKQNTEAIVVAAGCYAQTAPGEIISIPGVKLVIGNKDRSSIVELVEQAQSSSSPINVVDNIMNTTSFENMQIEKYEQHSRAVLKVQEGCNQFCTYCIIPYARGPIRSRNPEDVYEQVKTLVDNGFKEVVLTGIHIASYGKDLEHTDLLELIEGIHNIDGLLRIRLGSLEPTFLTFEVIQRLSKLLKVCPHYHISLQSGSDKTLKRMKRHYTTGQYAKVVDELRGNIPDVAVTTDIMVGFPGETEEEFKETLDFVDRIAFSKIHVFKYSPRRGTPAANFPDQVPAYLKEDRSRELIYRGSKLEEHYMERFLGKTYDVLFEQQSKDSPAFFEGYTGHYIKVLAPCSENIHGEIRPVLLEQIQDEHILGRIQK; this is encoded by the coding sequence ATGGGCATGATACAAAAGAAAAAGGTTGCGTTCTATACGCTTGGATGCAAGGTGAATCAATATGATACACAGGCTATGTTGGAACAATTTAAAAAGAATGGATACGAAATAGTTGATTTTGATGAATATGCCGATATATATGTAATAAATACATGTACGGTGACGAATTTAGGGGATAGAAAATCTAGACAGATGATAAGAAAGGCTCATAAACAGAATACTGAAGCAATAGTAGTAGCAGCAGGATGTTATGCACAGACCGCCCCAGGGGAAATCATATCAATACCTGGAGTTAAATTAGTAATAGGAAATAAGGATCGGTCAAGTATAGTGGAATTGGTAGAACAGGCACAAAGTAGCTCAAGTCCAATAAATGTTGTAGATAATATAATGAATACTACTAGTTTTGAAAATATGCAAATAGAGAAATACGAACAACATAGTCGTGCAGTGCTGAAAGTACAGGAAGGTTGCAATCAGTTTTGTACTTATTGTATCATACCATATGCTAGAGGACCTATACGGAGCAGAAATCCTGAAGATGTGTATGAGCAGGTAAAGACCCTAGTAGATAATGGCTTTAAAGAAGTGGTGCTTACAGGTATACATATAGCATCATATGGAAAGGATCTGGAGCATACAGATTTATTAGAACTTATTGAAGGCATTCATAATATAGATGGTTTGCTCAGAATAAGGCTGGGATCTTTAGAACCTACTTTCTTAACATTTGAAGTGATTCAAAGATTATCCAAGCTTCTAAAGGTATGTCCCCATTATCATATATCCCTTCAAAGTGGTAGTGATAAAACATTAAAGCGCATGAAACGGCATTATACTACGGGGCAGTATGCAAAAGTAGTAGATGAGCTTAGGGGAAATATACCAGATGTGGCAGTGACTACGGATATCATGGTAGGATTTCCTGGTGAAACCGAGGAAGAATTTAAAGAAACATTAGATTTTGTTGATAGAATAGCTTTTAGTAAGATACATGTATTTAAATATTCTCCTAGAAGGGGTACACCGGCAGCTAATTTCCCTGATCAGGTGCCAGCATATTTAAAAGAGGATAGAAGTAGGGAATTGATATATAGAGGGAGTAAGCTAGAAGAACATTATATGGAGCGATTTTTAGGGAAGACGTATGATGTTTTATTTGAGCAGCAGTCCAAGGACTCTCCCGCCTTTTTCGAAGGGTATACTGGGCATTATATAAAGGTTCTGGCACCGTGCAGTGAAAATATACATGGGGAGATACGGCCGGTATTGCTTGAGCAAATACAGGATGAGCATATATTAGGTCGAATACAAAAATAG
- a CDS encoding histidine triad nucleotide-binding protein, producing MDDCIFCKIANKEIPSKIVYEDDKVVAFNDIDPKAPVHVLIIPKEHIPSPNHINSGNSTVSAHIASIIPKLAKQFDIYDSGYRVVVNCGKDGGQTVGHLHYHLLGGRNLDWPPG from the coding sequence ATGGACGACTGCATATTTTGCAAGATAGCAAATAAAGAAATACCCTCCAAAATTGTATATGAGGATGATAAGGTAGTAGCTTTCAATGATATTGATCCAAAGGCACCAGTACATGTATTGATTATTCCTAAGGAACACATCCCTTCCCCAAATCATATAAATAGTGGCAATAGCACTGTATCGGCACATATAGCGTCTATTATACCAAAGCTTGCAAAGCAATTTGATATATATGATTCCGGCTATAGAGTAGTGGTAAACTGTGGAAAGGATGGTGGGCAGACTGTTGGACATCTGCATTATCATCTGCTTGGAGGAAGAAATCTTGACTGGCCACCTGGCTGA
- the rpsU gene encoding 30S ribosomal protein S21: MSEVRVGENESFENALKRFKRQCARSGVLAEVRKREHYEKPSVKRKKKSEAARKRKH; encoded by the coding sequence ATGTCTGAAGTTAGAGTAGGAGAAAATGAGTCCTTTGAAAATGCCTTGAAGCGTTTTAAAAGGCAATGTGCACGTTCTGGCGTACTGGCTGAAGTTAGGAAGAGAGAGCACTATGAAAAACCTAGTGTAAAACGGAAGAAAAAATCTGAAGCCGCTCGTAAGAGGAAACATTAA
- a CDS encoding endonuclease/exonuclease/phosphatase family protein has product MLKQMKCYMTMVLIFVVFIEIYVTFSPHDANYRNTSYNLFESSRHENRDAENIIFLSFNIRHGKDDRGKVNLNKLIYEIKETHAQIIALQEVDRYMPRSSFKDEVKEIANKLGYEYVYGETINVMGIRYGNATLSAYPILKHENIIMPSNSIEPRGILASCIDVNGMIYNVFNTHLGLNAQERMEQIKKIKEVVSIPKENIILMGDFNIQLEGELFLDFGIDLIDAAIQTGNDDIYTYSFYSTKPDTRIDAIYTSRDIDIKEYFVFPSEVSDHYMVGIKTRRD; this is encoded by the coding sequence ATGTTGAAGCAAATGAAATGCTATATGACCATGGTATTAATATTCGTAGTTTTTATAGAAATATATGTCACCTTCTCCCCCCATGATGCCAATTATAGAAACACTTCATATAACTTGTTTGAATCAAGTCGTCACGAAAACAGGGATGCAGAGAATATTATATTTTTAAGTTTCAATATAAGACATGGGAAAGATGATAGGGGTAAGGTAAATTTAAATAAGCTTATATATGAGATAAAGGAAACACATGCTCAAATAATTGCATTACAGGAAGTAGATAGGTATATGCCCCGTTCCAGTTTCAAAGATGAAGTAAAGGAAATTGCCAATAAGTTGGGATATGAATATGTCTATGGGGAAACCATAAATGTTATGGGCATACGATATGGCAATGCTACATTAAGTGCATATCCCATTTTGAAACACGAAAACATTATAATGCCTTCAAATTCCATAGAGCCAAGGGGAATTTTAGCATCTTGCATAGATGTTAACGGAATGATATATAATGTGTTTAATACTCACCTTGGTCTGAATGCTCAGGAGCGTATGGAGCAGATAAAGAAGATAAAAGAAGTGGTAAGTATTCCCAAGGAAAATATCATATTAATGGGGGATTTTAATATACAATTAGAAGGGGAGCTTTTTCTGGATTTTGGCATAGATCTAATAGATGCGGCAATACAAACTGGCAATGATGATATATATACCTATTCATTTTATAGTACAAAACCGGATACTCGAATAGATGCCATATATACAAGTCGAGATATTGATATTAAGGAATATTTCGTGTTCCCGTCAGAGGTCTCGGATCATTATATGGTAGGCATAAAAACTAGAAGGGATTAA
- the yqfC gene encoding sporulation protein YqfC: protein MNKKRLEDVKNKMSEAFELPKEITLDLPKISMVGNMQMLVENHKGIIEYTPERVRVNSTNGVIRVQGEGLNLRNIAVEDIMITGSIRSIEFM, encoded by the coding sequence ATGAATAAAAAACGGCTGGAGGACGTTAAAAATAAAATGTCTGAGGCCTTCGAATTGCCTAAGGAAATAACCCTCGATTTGCCCAAAATTAGCATGGTGGGGAATATGCAGATGTTAGTTGAAAATCATAAGGGCATAATAGAGTACACTCCTGAGCGGGTTAGGGTCAATTCGACAAATGGAGTTATAAGGGTTCAAGGCGAAGGCTTAAATCTTCGGAATATAGCAGTTGAAGATATAATGATAACTGGTAGTATAAGGTCCATAGAATTTATGTGA
- the yqfD gene encoding sporulation protein YqfD, translating to MIRRLWNYLVGYVVIKIEGLSLEKFMNLTVSNGIYLWKVKREAYISLIACIGIDDFKKLPPILRKVGCRCKIIEKRGLPFVLHRFKNRKMLIVGMIIFLILLYGISSFIWEIDILGTEKVDPKLILNVLSENGIEQGSFKGGIDIPNIENRIMIELPELSWVSIELKGAKAIVRVVEAVKPPEMLDKEEPCNVVAKKTGIIHKIITLEGQSVVEKGDTINQGEMLISGIIEHPDTGITRFVHAMGQVFARIWYEGTGEAYISDVSKKRTGAIITAKYIGLRDKVLPLDEPHIPFENYEVEERRKLFFGENRFVPIEFIFRDYHEIEYLNMAESKELVKEMADTLALKDAQSKMPEEAKIIDKKFKYDMIKEDGVKSIVYIEALEDIAVQEKIQIDQEESVFGRHSTKGKGFKNK from the coding sequence TTGATACGGAGATTATGGAATTACTTAGTTGGATATGTTGTTATAAAAATAGAGGGACTATCGCTTGAAAAATTCATGAACCTGACGGTTAGCAATGGTATATATCTATGGAAGGTCAAAAGAGAGGCCTACATCTCCCTTATTGCCTGTATAGGAATAGATGATTTCAAAAAACTCCCGCCCATACTGCGAAAGGTGGGCTGCAGATGCAAAATAATAGAAAAGAGAGGCCTACCATTTGTATTACATAGATTTAAAAATCGCAAGATGCTTATTGTGGGTATGATAATATTTTTGATATTATTATATGGTATATCATCTTTTATATGGGAGATAGATATATTAGGAACAGAGAAAGTGGATCCTAAGCTTATATTAAATGTTTTATCAGAGAATGGTATAGAACAGGGTAGCTTCAAAGGTGGTATAGACATACCAAATATTGAAAATCGTATTATGATAGAGCTACCCGAACTTTCTTGGGTAAGTATAGAGCTAAAGGGGGCAAAGGCTATAGTAAGGGTAGTAGAGGCGGTAAAACCCCCTGAAATGCTAGATAAAGAAGAACCTTGTAATGTAGTAGCAAAAAAAACAGGAATTATACATAAGATTATTACACTGGAAGGGCAATCTGTGGTAGAGAAAGGAGATACTATAAACCAAGGGGAAATGTTAATAAGCGGCATAATAGAACATCCTGATACGGGCATTACGAGATTTGTTCATGCTATGGGACAGGTATTTGCACGAATATGGTATGAAGGAACAGGGGAAGCATATATATCAGATGTGTCAAAAAAGAGAACTGGAGCTATAATTACTGCAAAATACATAGGATTAAGGGATAAGGTATTGCCATTAGATGAACCTCATATTCCATTTGAAAATTATGAAGTAGAAGAGAGGAGAAAGCTCTTTTTTGGGGAAAATAGGTTTGTACCTATAGAATTTATATTTAGGGATTATCATGAAATAGAATATTTGAATATGGCAGAAAGTAAAGAGTTAGTTAAAGAGATGGCAGATACACTAGCATTAAAGGATGCTCAAAGTAAGATGCCTGAGGAGGCAAAAATCATTGACAAAAAGTTCAAATACGATATGATAAAAGAAGATGGAGTCAAGAGTATAGTATATATAGAAGCATTAGAAGATATAGCAGTACAAGAGAAAATTCAAATAGATCAGGAGGAGTCGGTTTTTGGAAGACATTCAACTAAAGGAAAAGGATTTAAAAATAAATAA
- a CDS encoding PhoH family protein: protein MVALFGDYDQNVKQIEERLGVSIIARDTNIKILGDDQYKVQKAWDIMEKLLCFIKKGEVIDKSKVRYTMDLILEENDNLIDDIMSEVICLNYRGKPIKCKTMGQRRYIDAIEQNDVVFGIGPAGTGKTYLAMAMAVTAFKNKRVNRIVLTRPAVEAGEKLGFLPGDLQNKVDPYLRPLYDALYDLMGPDTYLKFIEHGVIEVAPLAYMRGRTLDDSFIILDEAQNTTSEQMKMFLTRMGTGSKMVITGDITQVDLPRDKHSGLIEAEKVLKDIEGIGFAYLTYKDVVRHELVMKIIEAYDRYNNKGA from the coding sequence ATGGTGGCCCTTTTTGGAGATTATGATCAAAATGTAAAACAGATAGAGGAAAGGCTGGGAGTCAGTATAATTGCACGTGATACTAATATAAAGATATTAGGCGATGATCAGTATAAAGTACAAAAGGCGTGGGATATAATGGAGAAATTGCTTTGCTTTATAAAGAAAGGAGAGGTGATAGATAAAAGCAAGGTACGCTATACTATGGACCTTATATTGGAGGAAAATGACAACTTGATAGACGATATAATGTCGGAGGTAATATGCTTAAACTATAGGGGAAAACCTATAAAATGCAAGACTATGGGACAAAGACGGTATATAGATGCCATAGAACAAAATGATGTGGTTTTTGGTATAGGACCCGCAGGTACAGGTAAGACATATCTTGCTATGGCTATGGCAGTTACTGCATTTAAAAACAAAAGGGTAAATCGTATAGTGCTTACTAGACCGGCAGTAGAAGCAGGTGAAAAATTAGGCTTTTTACCTGGAGATCTGCAAAATAAGGTAGATCCATATTTAAGACCGCTATATGATGCCTTATATGATCTTATGGGACCTGATACCTATCTAAAATTTATAGAACATGGTGTTATAGAAGTTGCCCCTCTTGCATACATGCGAGGTCGTACCCTAGATGATTCATTTATAATACTAGATGAGGCTCAGAACACCACATCGGAACAGATGAAGATGTTTTTGACCCGTATGGGTACGGGATCAAAGATGGTTATAACAGGGGATATAACTCAGGTAGATTTGCCACGTGATAAGCATTCAGGACTTATAGAAGCAGAGAAGGTGCTTAAAGATATAGAGGGGATTGGGTTTGCCTATCTTACATATAAGGATGTAGTAAGGCATGAATTGGTGATGAAGATTATAGAGGCATATGATAGATATAATAACAAGGGGGCCTAA
- a CDS encoding HD family phosphohydrolase, translating to MNNLALKKGGAPNSGKWFKFFTNKRMLNILILIATYAIIFVMIIVSISPKQYDLSVGDILDEPIKAPRNVEDKLLTHQRIEEAKQNVPAVYRLDKHISEEVIKELDTVFASIKDARNMAGERFRSAQSQQKGDQENEQQGDTGEKFTGEEQTKIESITDVLDDAFLTELEKKFTIQLSSDDLVTCITADENDMKKLYNALKQSLLDMLEFGIKKENLYEAKNTLRENIQALPLSNELKFLGTTIGGTIIQPNMLYDNDATEREKEKAAEDVEHVMYKKGQYIVQAGQPITQNQIEILRELGILKNQKMDMPLTLGIGLIIFVVMVIIAMHFVNFEKQLIQKPVMICVVGLILCLVIGICYVVSWLDVYLIPSAMAGMLITVLTGSQIALVINAALSILLGVMLDNQFAVVMTILLGGAMGIYISNNSQQRNNLVLAGLVAGLVNFAVIFSMQLISGNSWSQALNSGAMGVGGGLLSSVLTIGTLPIWENLFNIVTPIKLVELSDPNQPVLKRLLMEAPGTYHHSIIVANLAENAADAIGANGLLARVGAFYHDIGKLKRPYFFKENQLGDNPHDKIGPELSAHIITMHTMDGIDIAKHYKIPEVVHDFILQHHGTTPVIYFYHKAKEQNGEENTNLDDFRYSGPKPQTKEAAIVMMADMAEAAARSLSDPTPAKIEEFIRKLIRDRLTDGQLDECDLTLKDLDNIANAFVKVLCGIFHERIEYPNVNLEEEKIKSNASRN from the coding sequence ATGAACAATCTGGCCTTGAAAAAAGGCGGTGCTCCAAATAGTGGTAAATGGTTCAAGTTTTTTACCAATAAGAGAATGCTGAATATTTTAATATTAATAGCCACTTATGCTATTATTTTTGTAATGATAATAGTTTCAATCTCTCCCAAACAATATGACCTATCTGTAGGTGATATATTAGATGAACCCATAAAGGCGCCTCGTAATGTAGAGGATAAATTGTTGACTCATCAGAGGATAGAAGAGGCTAAACAAAATGTACCTGCTGTATATAGATTGGACAAGCATATAAGTGAGGAAGTTATAAAGGAACTGGATACAGTTTTTGCGAGTATAAAAGATGCACGCAACATGGCGGGAGAGAGATTTAGGAGTGCACAGAGTCAGCAAAAAGGCGATCAAGAAAATGAACAACAGGGGGATACTGGAGAAAAATTCACAGGGGAAGAGCAAACAAAGATAGAGAGTATAACAGACGTGCTGGATGATGCTTTTTTAACAGAACTGGAGAAAAAATTTACCATACAGCTTTCAAGTGATGATCTGGTAACATGCATAACTGCCGATGAAAATGATATGAAAAAGCTTTATAATGCACTTAAACAGTCACTTTTAGATATGTTAGAGTTTGGTATAAAAAAAGAAAATTTATATGAGGCTAAAAATACTTTGAGGGAAAATATACAGGCGTTGCCATTGTCCAATGAACTTAAATTTTTAGGGACTACCATAGGAGGGACGATTATACAGCCTAATATGTTGTATGATAATGATGCTACAGAGAGGGAAAAGGAAAAGGCAGCGGAAGATGTTGAACATGTAATGTATAAAAAGGGGCAATATATAGTACAAGCCGGCCAACCAATTACTCAAAACCAAATAGAGATTTTAAGGGAATTGGGTATATTAAAAAATCAAAAGATGGATATGCCTCTTACATTGGGAATAGGTCTTATAATATTTGTAGTGATGGTTATAATCGCTATGCACTTTGTTAACTTTGAAAAACAGCTCATACAGAAGCCTGTTATGATATGTGTAGTAGGACTTATATTGTGTCTAGTAATAGGTATTTGCTATGTTGTGTCGTGGTTAGATGTATATCTGATACCGTCTGCTATGGCTGGTATGCTTATAACGGTACTTACAGGTTCACAGATTGCTCTAGTAATAAATGCAGCTCTGTCTATCCTACTGGGGGTGATGCTTGATAACCAGTTTGCGGTGGTTATGACTATCCTATTGGGCGGGGCTATGGGGATATATATATCAAACAATTCACAGCAGCGTAACAATCTGGTATTAGCTGGACTTGTTGCTGGACTCGTAAATTTTGCAGTTATATTTTCAATGCAACTCATATCTGGAAACAGTTGGTCTCAAGCGTTAAACAGTGGTGCAATGGGCGTAGGGGGTGGACTATTGTCATCTGTACTTACCATAGGGACACTTCCCATATGGGAAAATCTATTCAACATAGTAACTCCTATAAAGCTAGTGGAATTATCAGACCCCAATCAGCCTGTATTGAAGCGCTTACTTATGGAGGCTCCTGGTACTTATCATCATAGCATAATAGTGGCAAATCTGGCCGAAAATGCCGCCGATGCCATAGGTGCTAATGGACTTTTGGCCAGGGTTGGGGCTTTTTATCATGATATAGGTAAATTGAAACGTCCTTATTTCTTTAAGGAGAATCAACTAGGCGATAATCCACATGATAAGATAGGACCTGAATTGAGTGCCCATATAATAACTATGCATACTATGGATGGTATAGATATTGCAAAGCATTATAAGATACCTGAGGTGGTACATGATTTTATACTTCAACACCACGGGACTACACCAGTCATATATTTTTATCATAAGGCAAAGGAACAAAATGGTGAGGAGAATACAAATCTAGATGACTTCAGATATTCTGGTCCTAAGCCACAAACGAAGGAAGCAGCTATAGTTATGATGGCTGATATGGCAGAGGCTGCGGCGCGATCATTATCAGATCCTACGCCTGCAAAGATAGAAGAGTTTATACGTAAACTCATAAGGGATCGATTGACGGATGGACAACTTGATGAATGTGATTTAACGCTGAAGGATCTTGATAATATAGCTAATGCCTTTGTAAAGGTGTTATGCGGTATATTTCACGAAAGGATAGAGTATCCTAATGTGAATTTAGAGGAGGAAAAAATAAAATCAAATGCTAGTAGAAATTGA
- the ybeY gene encoding rRNA maturation RNase YbeY, translating to MVLKKCVEKTLNVENFNFPAEVSITLVDDGTIHQINKEYRDIDRPTDVLSFPLLSFAYCDKAEVSMDDVKYEINPETNAVVLGDVVISLERAQNQANEYGHSFIREVGFLTVHSMLHLLGYDHEEDDERDRMRKREEEILDKLEITR from the coding sequence ATGGTGTTGAAAAAATGTGTAGAAAAGACGTTAAATGTGGAAAATTTCAATTTTCCAGCAGAGGTTAGTATAACATTGGTAGATGATGGAACTATACACCAGATAAACAAGGAATATCGAGATATAGATAGGCCTACAGATGTATTGTCATTTCCATTGCTTAGTTTTGCATATTGTGATAAGGCAGAAGTATCTATGGATGATGTGAAGTATGAGATAAACCCTGAAACAAATGCTGTAGTTTTAGGCGATGTGGTTATATCCCTTGAGAGGGCACAAAATCAGGCTAATGAGTATGGTCATAGTTTTATTAGAGAAGTGGGTTTTTTGACTGTACATAGCATGCTCCATTTACTCGGGTATGATCATGAAGAGGATGATGAGAGGGATAGAATGCGTAAAAGGGAAGAGGAAATATTGGATAAGCTTGAGATAACTAGATAA
- the era gene encoding GTPase Era yields the protein MGKYHSGFVSIIGRPNVGKSTLMNAMIGEKIAIISNKPQTTRNRIQCVLTRPEYQIVFIDTPGLHKPKNKLGEYMVNAASSTLDEVDAILFVVDIKDGIGGGDKRIIEMLKGVKAPIILAANKIDGMSTKKIDGELSKIEQFDIFDRIVKVSASTGENLNQLEDILRSYMPEGPQYYPPDMITDQPERIIIAELIREKALNFLREEIPHGIGVEIMHMEERDDKNIIDINATIYCEKNSHKSIIIGKGGSMLKAIGSSARSDIEKLLDTHVYLELWVKVKDDWRNSPGMLRTLGYK from the coding sequence ATGGGAAAATATCATTCAGGATTTGTATCTATAATTGGAAGACCAAATGTAGGAAAATCTACACTTATGAATGCTATGATAGGTGAAAAAATTGCAATAATATCGAATAAACCACAAACTACTAGAAATAGAATACAATGTGTACTTACCCGTCCAGAATATCAGATAGTTTTTATAGATACCCCAGGGCTACATAAGCCTAAAAATAAACTGGGAGAATATATGGTAAACGCTGCTAGTAGCACCCTTGATGAGGTGGATGCAATTCTTTTTGTGGTAGATATTAAAGATGGCATAGGTGGAGGAGATAAAAGAATAATTGAGATGCTAAAAGGGGTAAAGGCGCCCATTATACTTGCCGCTAATAAGATAGATGGTATGTCTACTAAAAAAATAGACGGGGAACTATCAAAGATAGAACAATTTGATATATTTGATAGAATTGTAAAAGTATCTGCTTCTACAGGTGAAAATTTGAATCAACTGGAAGATATATTGCGTTCATATATGCCGGAAGGTCCCCAATATTATCCTCCAGATATGATAACAGACCAACCTGAGAGGATCATAATAGCAGAACTTATAAGGGAAAAGGCACTAAATTTTCTAAGGGAGGAAATTCCCCATGGAATAGGTGTGGAGATAATGCATATGGAAGAACGTGATGATAAAAATATTATAGATATTAATGCAACTATATATTGTGAAAAAAACTCCCATAAATCTATAATAATAGGTAAAGGCGGGAGTATGCTAAAGGCTATAGGCAGCAGTGCTAGATCGGATATAGAAAAGCTACTAGATACGCATGTATATTTAGAACTATGGGTTAAGGTAAAGGATGATTGGAGGAACAGCCCTGGTATGCTTAGAACGCTTGGCTATAAATAA
- a CDS encoding YqzL family protein — translation MDDLLWKIFEQTGSVSSYLFYKAVQGDLQNTEANNEDFEDTGHSPTVRQF, via the coding sequence ATGGATGATCTATTATGGAAAATTTTCGAACAAACTGGATCTGTATCCAGCTATTTATTTTATAAAGCAGTTCAGGGTGATCTCCAGAATACGGAGGCAAACAATGAGGATTTTGAAGACACAGGCCATAGTCCTACGGTACGCCAATTTTAA
- the recO gene encoding DNA repair protein RecO, with amino-acid sequence MRILKTQAIVLRYANFKEADRMLTLLTPGMGRVDAIARGCRKPKSRFLSTSEPFCYGDYVLYKVHNFYIVSQAEVKDIFFDIREDVDKFAYATYILNATEQAINSNEGNYPLFHLLLSTLTYLAYGSTNPEDITRIFELKFMDILGYRPQVYRCVSCGNDLDKNFKFSIDQGGLLCPRCYNRTSNGYTIQMGTIKTMQYILEMDMKRMDSLKMSTNTRRELKKILSNYVVYYLGKNIKSKDFIDKIGDEC; translated from the coding sequence ATGAGGATTTTGAAGACACAGGCCATAGTCCTACGGTACGCCAATTTTAAAGAGGCTGATAGAATGCTTACTCTTTTAACACCGGGGATGGGAAGGGTAGATGCCATAGCAAGGGGATGCAGAAAGCCCAAGAGCAGATTTTTATCAACTAGTGAACCATTTTGCTATGGTGATTATGTACTATATAAAGTGCATAATTTTTATATTGTATCCCAGGCCGAAGTTAAGGATATATTTTTTGATATTAGGGAAGATGTAGACAAATTTGCGTATGCTACCTATATATTAAATGCTACGGAGCAGGCTATAAATTCTAATGAGGGGAATTATCCCCTATTCCATCTGCTCCTTAGCACGCTTACATATCTTGCATATGGAAGTACAAATCCCGAGGATATAACGCGTATATTTGAGCTTAAATTTATGGATATACTTGGGTATAGACCGCAAGTTTACAGATGTGTTAGCTGTGGAAATGATTTGGATAAAAATTTTAAGTTTAGCATTGACCAAGGCGGGCTTTTATGCCCTAGGTGTTATAATAGAACGTCGAATGGATATACTATCCAAATGGGCACTATAAAAACTATGCAGTATATCCTAGAAATGGATATGAAGCGCATGGATAGTTTAAAGATGTCCACGAATACTAGGCGGGAGCTTAAAAAGATACTGTCGAATTATGTTGTTTATTATCTAGGAAAAAATATAAAATCTAAAGATTTTATAGATAAAATCGGTGATGAGTGTTGA